The Lactuca sativa cultivar Salinas chromosome 2, Lsat_Salinas_v11, whole genome shotgun sequence genome includes a window with the following:
- the LOC111888815 gene encoding uncharacterized protein LOC111888815: MQSGENKKLKYSNLTCKSKMPQPDSVDEQIPFSIEKIVQYPLPGYGSPTSVNFSPDDNLISYLYSPDQTLNRKVFIFDLTTCKQEVFFSPPDGGLDEDNLSEEEKFRRERSRERGLGVTRYEWVKTSSKKTTIMVPLPAGIYFMDRSLQPQLKLPSDTSPIVDPHLSPDGTMLAYVRNHELHALDLLYNRSKRLTSGANGTTKTHAVAEYIAQEEMDRRNGYWWSPDSKCIAFTEVDSSEIPVYRIMHQGKTTTGSEAQEEHAYPFAGATNVKVRLGVVPVIGGAVTWMDLCCGGSGTDGENEYLARVNWMHGNAVIAQVLNRSHSKLKLLKFDIKTGKGKCIFVEEHDKWINLHDCFTPLDKGGGFLWASEKTGYRHVYLHDENGVCMGPITQGEWMVEQIVGVNEASGFIYFTGTLDGPLECHLYRAKLSLPANELERPVKLTPGKGKHIVVLDHQMQKFVDIHESLDSPPRVSLCSLHDGSLIRCLYEQQAATIPRVKKLQIDPPKMFEIQAKDGTLLYGALYKPDEAKFGPPPYKTMIAVYGGPGVQLVSDSWANTVDMRAQFLRSKGILVWKMDNRGSLRRGLEFESAVKYNFGRYDAEDQVAGAEWLIKEGLAKAEHIGLYGWSYGGYLSAMALCRFPEMFRCGVAGAPVSSWDGYDSFYTEKYMGMPDENKTGYWFGSVMNHVGKMKGKLLLVHGLIDENVHFRHTARLLNALVAARKPYELLLFPDARHMPRPLKDRLYMEQRIWDFIQTAL, encoded by the exons ATGCAATCCGGTGAAAACAAGAAGTTGAAATACTCGAATTTGACATGCAAGAGCAAGATGCCTCAGCCAGACAGTGTTGATGAGCAGATTCCTTTTTCAATTGAGAAGATAGTGCAGTACCCATTACCCGGTTACGGTTCTCCAACTTCAGTTAATTTTAGTCCTGATGATAATCTTATATCTTACTTGTATAGTCCGGATCAAACATTAAACAGAAAAGTCTTCATCTTTGATCTCACAACTTGTAAGCAAGAAGTGTTTTTTAGCCCACCCGATGGTGGTCTTGATGAAGATAATCTATCAGAAGAAGAGAAGTTTAGAAGGGAAAGATCAAGAGAGCGTGGTTTGGGGGTGACACGCTATGAATGGGTGAAAACAAGCTCCAAGAAGACCACAATCATGGTGCCTTTGCCTGCTGGG ataTATTTCATGGATCGTTCTTTACAACCACAGCTGAAGCTTCCCAGTGATACCTCTCCCATTGTTGATCCACATCTTTCTCCGGATGGTACTATGCTTGCTTATGTAAGAAACCATGAACTACACGCATTAGATCTTTTGTACAACAGGTCCAAACGCTTGACATCTGGCGCTAATGGGACCACTAAG ACACATGCTGTAGCCGAGTATATCGCACAG GAAGAGATGGATCGAAGGAATGGTTACTGGTGGTCCCCAGACAGCAAATGCATAGCTTTTACGGAGGTGGATTCATCTGAAATACCTGTTTACAGAATCATGCACCAGGGTAAGACTACAACCGGTTCAGAGGCTCAAGAAGAACACGCCTACCCTTTTGCGGGGGCCACAAATGTGAAGGTCCGTCTTGGTGTTGTCCCTGTTATTGGTGGGGCCGTCACCTGGATGGATCTTTGCTGCGGTGGGAGTGGGACCGATGGTGAAAACGAGTATTTAGCTAGAGTCAACTGGATGCATGGAAATGCCGTGATCGCCCAAGTATTAAACAGGTCTCATTCCAAACTTAAGCTCCTCAAGTTTGACATCAAAACAGGCAAAGGAAAATGCATCTTTGTTGAAGAACACGACAAGTGGATCAATCTGCACGATTGCTTCACGCCTTTGGATAAAGGAGGCGGGTTTTTATGGGCCAGTGAAAAAACTGGATATAGACATGTTTATCTGCATGATGAAAACGGTGTGTGCATGGGACCCATAACGCAAGGTGAATGGATGGTTGAACAGATTGTCGGGGTGAATGAAGCCTCCGGGTTCATATATTTCACCGGAACCTTAGACGGGCCTCTCGAGTGTCATCTTTATCGTGCTAAACTGTCTCTTCCAGCAAATGAATTAGAAAGGCCGGTGAAGCTGACACCTGGTAAGGGAAAACACATTGTGGTGCTTGATCATCAGATGCAGAAATTTGTAGATATTCATGAGTCTCTGGATTCGCCTCCTAGAGTGTCACTCTGCTCGTTGCATGATGGGTCCCTGATTAGGTGTCTTTATGAGCAACAAGCGGCTACAATCCCAAGAGTGAAGAAATTACAGATCGACCCTCCAAAGATGTTTGAAATCCAAGCGAAAGACGGGACGCTTCTATACGGGGCTTTATATAAACCGGACGAAGCAAAATTCGGACCTCCGCCTTATAAAACCATGATTGCTGTGTATGGTGGTCCGGGTGTACAGCTTGTGAGCGATTCGTGGGCCAACACTGTTGATATGAGAGCTCAGTTTCTTAGAAGTAAAGGCATCCTAGTATGGAAG aTGGATAACAGGGGTAGCTTGAGGCGAGGGCTGGAGTTTGAAAGTGCAGTGAAGTACAATTTTGGGCGTTATGACGCGGAGGACCAGGTGGCGGGAGCGGAATGGCTGATAAAAGAAGGGCTGGCGAAAGCGGAGCACATTGGGCTGTACGGGTGGAGCTACGGAGGATACCTGTCGGCCATGGCACTGTGTCGGTTTCCGGAGATGTTCAGGTGTGGGGTTGCCGGTGCGCCTGTGAGCTCATGGGACGGGTATGATTCGTTTTACACAGAGAAGTATATGGGTATGCCGGATGAAAACAAAACGGGTTATTGGTTCGGGTCGGTGATGAACCATGTGGGCAAGATGAAAGGGAAGCTTTTGTTGGTTCACGGGTTGATTGATGAGAATGTTCATTTCAGGCATACGGCCCGCCTTTTGAATGCCTTGGTGGCTGCTCGCAAGCCGTACGAGCTGTTGCTGTTCCCGGATGCACGCCATATGCCTCGCCCTCTCAAGGATCGCCTTTACATGGAACAAAGAATTTGGGACTTCATTCAAACCGCTTTAtga
- the LOC111888816 gene encoding E3 ubiquitin-protein ligase SINAT3 yields MDLDNIECVSSSNRVEGAEIQNFGPKPRNNTGMPPATSVHELLECPVCTGSMYPPIHQCLNGHTLCSTCKTQVHNRCPTCRQELGDIRCLALEKVAESLELPCRYYSLGCPETFPYYSKLKHEMSCNFRPYNCPYAGSECSVTGDIPFLVTHLRDDHKVDMHTGCTFNHRYVKSNPREVENATWMLTVFNCFGEYFCLHFEAFQLGVAPVYMAFVRFMGDEVAARNYSYSLEVGGNGRKLIWEGTPRSIRDSHRKVKDSHDGLIIQRNMALFFSGGDRKELKLRVTGRIWKEQQQQTNTTTTTTTDAAAGVLCIPIPNQFI; encoded by the exons ATGGATTTGGATAATATAGAGTGTGTATCATCTTCCAATAGAGTAGAAGGTGCAGAGATCCAAAATTTCGGTCCGAAGCCTCGTAATAACACGGGAATGCCTCCTGCTACAAGTGTTCATGAACTGTTGGAGTGCCCAGTTTGCACCGGTTCAATGTACCCTCCAATTCATCAG TGTCTGAATGGGCACACGTTATGCTCGACCTGTAAAACACAAGTGCACAACCGATGCCCAACTTGCAGACAAGAACTGGGAGATATCAGATGTTTAGCATTGGAGAAAGTTGCAGAATCTCTTGAACTCCCATGCAGATATTACTCATTAGGATGCCCAGAAACATTCCCGTATTACAGCAAGCTGAAACACGAAATGTCATGCAACTTCAGACCTTATAACTGCCCATACGCTGGATCAGAATGCTCAGTCACGGGTGATATTCCTTTTCTTGTTACACATCTGAGAGACGACCATAAAGTAGACATGCACACAGGCTGTACCTTTAACCATCGTTATGTTAAATCTAACCCACGTGAAGTTGAAAACGCCACCTGGATGCTGACT GTGTTCAATTGTTTTGGAGAGTATTTCTGTCTGCATTTTGAAGCGTTTCAGTTGGGAGTGGCGCCTGTGTACATGGCGTTTGTGCGGTTTATGGGTGATGAGGTGGCGGCTCGAAACTACAGCTACAGTTTAGAGGTTGGAGGGAATGGAAGGAAGCTGATTTGGGAAGGAACACCGAGGAGCATAAGAGATAGTCATAGGAAGGTGAAGGACAGTCATGATGGGCTCATAATACAGAGAAACATGGCACTTTTTTTCTCAGGTGGTGACAGGAAGGAGCTCAAACTCAGAGTTACAGGGAGGATATggaaagaacaacaacaacagacCAATACTACTACTACCACTACTACAGATGCTGCTGCTGGGGTGCTCTGCATACCCATACCCAACCAATTTATATGA